The Dehalococcoides mccartyi CG5 genome contains the following window.
ACGGATCCTGCCCCACACCACTTAAGCCAAAGAAGTTCAGACCGCCTACCAACCCGTTGATGTCGTTGCCGAAACCAAGGCTGTAACCGATCAAGACCCAGAGTACACCACCCAGAGCCATTGCCCCAAAGCTCATCATAAGAGTGGAAACCAGATTTTTGCGCCGAACCATGCCTCCATAAAACAGAGCCACGCCCGGGGTCATTAGCATGACCAAAGCGGTGGAGACAAGTAACCAAGTCGTATCGCCGCTGTCCATAACTAAACCCTCCTTCTGTATCTTTATATATACAGTTTAGCTATGGCAGGTTAAAAACAGATTAAGCCTGTATTGCAATCAAATTAATTTTAAGTTTCGGGGATGTTACAGCGGAAAGAAAACCGGAATTGAAAAACGCTAAAAACGGCGTTTAAAGCGGTAGCCAATGTTACGTACCGTCTCAACAAATGTATGAGTTGAATCCTCTATTTTGCCACGCAAACGGGTAATGTGGACATCTACAGTGCGGTCACCGCCGTAATAGTCATATCCCCACACCTTGTTAAGCAAAGCCTCGCGTGAAAAAACCCGTCCCCTGTTTTGGGCTAAAAATTTTAAAAGCTCAAATTCACGGAATGTCAGCTCAAGCAATTGCCCTGCCAGAGTAACCTCGCAACCAAGGGTATCTATTATAAGGTCACCGGCCTTAATAATACCCGGCTCACCCATGCCCCATTTTTCAGCCAAACGCGCCAAGCGGACTTTGAGTTCATTTACCGAACCGGGCCAGCGGATAAAATCATCCAGCCCCGGTTTAAGGGCTATATCTTCATAATCATCAGCCGGTAATAAACCCATAACCAGAGGGTTTTTGTCCAACTGAATATCTTCCGGTATTTCCCATTCGGATTGTTCCGCTTTAAGACTAAGAAAGTCCAGCAGAATAATGTCAGGAGCAAATTCGAACAAAGAGGGATAGGCTAAAACACAAGAGACCGCCTGTTTTATCTCAAACCGGTCAGCCTCCAGTTCCTTCAGCA
Protein-coding sequences here:
- a CDS encoding response regulator transcription factor, with the protein product MLKLFIVTADAKKNGNLLKELEADRFEIKQAVSCVLAYPSLFEFAPDIILLDFLSLKAEQSEWEIPEDIQLDKNPLVMGLLPADDYEDIALKPGLDDFIRWPGSVNELKVRLARLAEKWGMGEPGIIKAGDLIIDTLGCEVTLAGQLLELTFREFELLKFLAQNRGRVFSREALLNKVWGYDYYGGDRTVDVHITRLRGKIEDSTHTFVETVRNIGYRFKRRF